In Rhodococcus sp. OK302, one genomic interval encodes:
- a CDS encoding SDR family NAD(P)-dependent oxidoreductase, giving the protein MNRVALVTGASRGIGRECALAFARAGFDVAITARTVHEGEGRAAPRTRAGEQVIPVPGSLETTVAEIEACGVRALAVPMDLLDRASVIAAGERVLNEWGHVDVLVNNAYAQTVGNMDRILDIEIDDAQAMVVGNYLHQLALVQVVLPSMVERGNGVVIGLASGSATLDPPAPPGEGGWGLSYAASKAAFGRIAGAINSEYRGAGIKAFNLSPGFVITESGKARGGANAIVDAGFAATPASVPAAAAVWLATEPDAERFLGRVVDGPKLMATLEETA; this is encoded by the coding sequence GTGAACCGCGTCGCGCTCGTGACCGGCGCCTCTCGCGGGATCGGTCGCGAGTGCGCCCTGGCTTTTGCTCGCGCCGGGTTCGACGTCGCGATTACGGCCCGCACCGTTCATGAAGGTGAGGGCCGCGCGGCGCCGAGAACTCGTGCGGGAGAGCAGGTTATCCCAGTCCCGGGCAGTCTCGAGACGACGGTAGCCGAGATCGAAGCGTGCGGTGTGCGGGCGTTGGCTGTGCCGATGGACCTGCTCGATCGAGCGTCGGTCATCGCGGCCGGTGAGCGCGTCCTGAACGAGTGGGGCCACGTCGACGTTCTGGTCAACAACGCCTATGCGCAGACTGTCGGCAACATGGACCGAATTCTCGATATCGAGATCGACGACGCTCAGGCGATGGTTGTCGGAAACTACCTGCATCAGCTTGCCTTGGTGCAGGTAGTTCTTCCGTCGATGGTGGAGCGCGGTAACGGCGTTGTCATCGGACTTGCCTCGGGCTCGGCTACTTTGGACCCGCCGGCGCCTCCCGGTGAAGGTGGGTGGGGATTGTCCTACGCCGCGTCCAAGGCAGCGTTCGGACGCATTGCCGGTGCGATCAACTCGGAGTACCGCGGAGCAGGCATCAAGGCTTTCAATCTCAGTCCGGGATTTGTCATCACGGAGTCGGGTAAGGCTCGCGGCGGCGCAAACGCAATCGTGGATGCAGGATTTGCCGCCACACCGGCGTCGGTCCCTGCGGCAGCTGCAGTGTGGCTCGCAACAGAGCCCGACGCCGAGCGCTTCCTCGGCAGAGTGGTAGACGGTCCGAAATTGATGGCGACTCTGGAGGAAACAGCATGA